AGCATggggcaacagcagcagcagcagcagcagcagcagtattcagGTCACAGCCggtaggagtggtggtgggtggcaaCAGCAGTAGTGATAATATTTAGTACACAAAGGCAGTACGCAGTGGCAGCCATAGCAAACACAAAATGTATCAACTGCAACTGCAgcagcaaacacgcacgcacgcacgcacacacacacagacacagacacacacacgcatacaccacagctacaaacacacatcacacaaaactacacacacacacacacacacacacacacacacacacatccacacacacacccatataccaccccctacacacacacacacacacacacacacacaacacatacaaacacacacacacacacacacgcacgcacgcacgcacgcacgcacacacacaacacacacacacacacacacacacacacacacacacaacacacacaaacacaacacatatacacacaaacacaacacacacacacacacacacacacacacacacacacacacacacacaacacatacaaacaaacacacacacacacaaacacacaacacatgcaaacacacacacacacaaacacgcaacacatacaaacacacacacacctacacccacacacccacactcacacacacacatgcacccacctaccacccctatcaccgtccccccacaccccacacccaccaccacacaactactccctccccatcaccccccccccccccccccccgcccccccctctccccccccacacccacacacacacacacactcacggaggACTGCAGCAGGGAGGGGCGTATTTCCAGCAGCACCCCCACTGGCAGGTCTGGAAGCTGACGTTCCGCTCGTACCTCCCTGTTCGGGCACTGTACTCGTAGCGCGTGTAGCTGCACACGTCATCGGCCGCCACTCCTTGCGTCACCCCGAGAcaggtgaaagaagaagaacgaacaaaGAACATAACGTGGAGTAACTGACTGAGAAAAACCGAGACTTGACCtgtatgtaatgtaatgtaatgtaatgtaatgtaatgtaatgcaatgtatggtttcggtttcagtttctcaaggaggcgtcactgcgttcggacaaatccttataagCTACACCAAATTTTttggcttggcagatgcctgacagcagcatgacccgaGGCGCTTGTCAGGCTCTGAATGCATGCTTatattccctcctctctctctctctctctctctatatatatatatatatatatatatgtgtgtgtgtgtgtgtgtgtgtgtgtgtgtgtgcgcgcgcgcgcgcgcgcgcgtgtctgtctgtctgtctctctctctctatcagtttgGCCACATATCTCTCCACCTATCTATCGATACACCTATCGACCTCTATCTatcggacggacggacggaatgTCACCACCACAATACAAATGATTCAGTTATCACcacctctgtctatctatccatctgtctgtcttgtcactgAGTCTGTCCATCTATCGTTCTGACGATcggactttctgtgtgtgtaatcTATCTAGCTACTATCTATCGAGACGCAGGAAGTATCAACACCACTGACAGTAGTTCCAGTTTGTTAGTTTCATGGGGTCGAAGTGTGCGGGACTGATCCATGTGCACTTCTGACATACAGTTCACCTGCTGCAGTCTGGCCTTGTGAGCCTACCCCTACGGTTTGTACATTATCATAACATTAACATGacattaaatcttttttttttttaactgattaaacaaaacaaataagtaaagaaGATCGGATAAATAAGTAATGTACATCTAAGTACGAAGAAGGCAAATGCTTGAAATAAAATCAGAATAAAACTGCCGCTGAATTGGGTGTGCGTCAGTCGCCTTCATGCGCGTTCATACACAAGCGTGCAAAGGCGTGctcgcgcagcacacacacacacacacacacacacacacacacacacacacacactcgctttagCCACCTGAAAACAGCAGTGTCAAGTTCAGACTTCGCTTTCAAGCTACGTACAAAGCCGTCGACACGACAGCTGTTCCAAGTCGAGCAAATTTTCGAAAATAATCGGTACTGAGCCGAGTTTACTCTGCGCCGTAGTTCATATTGAAATAATGAATTAatataaatatcacacacacacacacacacacacagtggcacgcacgcacgcatgcgcctgtctgtctctccctctctctccctcgctggaGACGAGTCGACTGCcgttggcaggaatggtcgagccatatccaagatactcatcgttttgatttttatacACAGATTAACTTGAGACATACGGTACCAGTCGTTTTGGCAATGAATAAGGacagctatttaaaaaaaaatgtaacaaggCAAAGTTTAGATTTGGAAATTTTTTTACTTGTTTCCGCAGTCGTACCGTTAAGACAACGACCCTATTTGCCCTTcgtgtaaaagtgcgacggagagtgaactccgcTTTGTACTTTGATGTCCCGTGCTCAGCGATCTGAGAAGAAATCAACTCataccgttaactctctccatacgaacggcgaaagagacgacgttaacagcgtttcaccccaattaccaccatcaaaatattgcaagcggaaggctcttatactgaagaggtgaatgttgacaaagaataccacaattctgacgacagaaggtaaaggttgggtcattgagacacccactggacatccgaggggtctgtgtagaggagaagagagggctggccgtactgagtgagttaaaatatcaTAGGCAGCCCTCCCTGTTCAGACTGCCTTTGCTCATGTCACCCACAAAGGCCGAACACCTTAAAGAACAGCGAGCAAtgtacttgtataaagccttaaagattagacaTATggtatgcagttgagtgtgtgtttattttccccttttatttgttattctgtgtgaataagaGGAGGAATTTCtgtttaatgtccagtcacacatatcggtgactgaagacattttgttaaagtatttatgaatgcatttgagtattatcggttagaaggggtgggaagaggtgaatgaatggagggttgggggaaactaagcaaatgagggtgaaatgaggtgTGAAAGAATGCAGGTAATgacttttctcattttcaggtaaCAACTGTGTTATTTTAGATATTTAAATATACTACCTctataatgtttgtttacacccccccccctccccgctccccccaccccccgccccttcaggaggggccatgacctgtattgaataaaacagcCGCAtcagtatccctctctctctctccccccctctctctctctctaaaacacacacacacagtagcctGCGAAGAACTAAGAGAAAAACTCATCCTGATTAGACTATGCAGCTCTGGTATGTAGATGAATGCcttaaaaacaatacaaaacaaaacaaacgaataacaacaaaaaagcaggggcggggggggagggtgtcagctttcaaaaaacaaccccccccaaaaaaactgaaataaaacatttttcaAAAAATCATTCCTAACAATGCTTTCAGGCACGATACTGTCTAGTCCGTCACAGACGGTGTGATTCAGGCAAATGTCTTGGAGATACTCCAAAACCCTTAACACAAGCTGCGTCATGCTGAATACGTCATGAGGCGATTTACAAATCAGCCCACTAACGTATTATATTTGAAACGCACCTGCTATGTgtgaatgtacacacactcacgtacacaaacAGATAGGCCTAACTGACAATGGGTTCAAGTGAAAAGATAATACGTTATCTCAAAACGATGAGTGTTTACGCTCTCAGAACATGCGTACTTTATCACGTATTGCTCAACAGCCTTGGGggggcaaggtggcagaatggttaagacgcttatgtGTGCCAATacacagtgtcagtgagggttcGGGCTCGATTCCCGCTttcatcctttctcccaagtctgactggaaaatccaactgacTGTCTAGTCAtccggaagagacgataaacttgCACTTGGTGAGCtggaaacaaaacccaaaaaaaccatgccaacaaaagtgttgtcctctggcaaacttatgCAGCAGAAATTCGCGCTGGttggtacacacgcacgcacccacacacacacacacactacacacacgcacgcacgcacacacacacacacacacacacacacacacacacacacacaatcagacacacgtacacacacacacacacacacacacatatatatatatatatatatatatatgcaccgaaggcctgacaagcgcgttgggatatAATGCTGTGAGgtttctgcctagcagatgtgttgtagtgcatatggatttgtccgaactcagtaacgcctccttgacaaacagaaactgaaactgtcccacacgcacacatacactatataATGATAATTTTATACATTCCTACATACATATTCAGCACAATcacccgcacacgcacgcatgtatataaACACTGAACATCAGAAaatacactcactgacacacacatgaatgcgtgCACTACAGCgacgcagacagacatagagacccAGTtacgaagaaagacagagaagaggaaagagagaggcacgtacccttcccctccctaacacacacacacacacacacacacacacacacacactcacacatccgcGTGTGCGTATGGTCGTGTACGCTCGTGCATGAagactcattcacacacaaactgacacacacatacgcacgcacagacacacacacacacacacacacatactcatgtacacacacaaactctctctctctctctctctctctctctctctctctcaggttttagttcgtacgtattttacattttgttgtcgctgcgtgatcaccatattgtgtacttttgacctctttctaggggccggaggcctggagattataaagtttttgttcttgttcttgttctctctctctctctctctctctctctctcattttctcatttATAACTTGCTGGGTTCTCGAGGTATGCCAAGCACGTACGTTACTTGGTCTATGCGTTGGTCAGGCATACACTTCCTTTTATTTTCCCCCAATatatctttcatttcttttctttgaagCAGATGTGATATTTAAcgttgtatggatcagtccgcccGCTTTAGCACCTACCTTGAAATTCAAACTAAACTCTCGCATGCCCCCCAAAATCAACACTCCCCCCCGCTACCACCATCTCCATTCCTCGACTCGCGCAGTTCGGACACATGTATTCATCTGAATTAAAACCACCTTCACGAACTTTTGACACAGAGCACAGCGATTAGCTAGCTAACTGAAAGCCCTAATCCAGTTCAAAAGTCAGCGAAAGATAGCACATGCGTACAAAAGTCGACTaccatttatttttttcctaactttttttttttttttttttaaacaccaaaaAGACACGGAGAGAAACCTCGAGAGACAAGAGTTTTCTTGACCAGTCTCGAACAACTACCAACAAATACTTGGATGTAAGCGAAGTCAGACTTGATAAAGATGAAGAAAATATTGTGTGCGATTACCTGTAAACACCAACGCCAACCACGACAAGAGAATGGAGAGCAAGACATGCGAAGCAGTCGTCGCCATATTGGCTGGCTACTCGAACACACAGTGACTGTGACACACGCTGTGTGTTCGCACAGGTGACAACCTGGACAAGTTGTGTCTGACTGAATTGAAGAGGCGAAAAGGCGTCGAAGCTATCCACAGGCGCCTGAAATGAATGGAACACGAGTATTTGTATTAATTTTAGTAttttgtattagtatttctttttatcacaacagatttttctgtgtgaaattcggcctgctctccccagggagagagtgtcgctatactacagcgccaccctttttttttctcttttttttttgtgcattttttcatgcgtgcagtttgttttttcacatcgaagtggatttttctacagaatttggccaggaacaacccttttgttgccgtgggttcttttacgtgcgctaagtgcatgctgcacacggaacctcggtttatcgtctcatccgaatgactagcgtccagaccaccactcaaggtctagtggagggggagaaaatatcggcggctgagccgtgatttgaaccagcgcgctcagactctcgcttcctaggcggacgcgttacctctaggccatcattccacgaGTAtgggcatttcttcttcttcttcttcttcttgtttatatttgttgtttttgttgttgttgttttcagtcggTTACTTTTTCGTATCTTTGTTTCTCAGTTACTGTGCCTCTGTCTCGAATCTGaattagtctctgtctctgttttttgttttgccggttttgttttcttttgttttttgtagtctcTCTGtacttcagtctgtctgtctgactgtatatgCGCGCGttagtgcttgtgtgtttgtcagtgtgtgacacacacacacacacaggcacgcacacacacacacacacacacacacacacacacacgcacgcagaaactcacacacacacacgcgcgcgcgcacacacacacacacacacacacacacaggcacgcacacacacacacacacacacgcacacaggcacgcacacacacacaaatacacacacacacgcacacacacacacgcacgcacgcgcgcacaaactcacacacacacacacacacacacacacacacttacacaaactaCAAGTATATCGCTCGTCATTTTATTAGTTTTTCCAGGAAATGTTTCGAAGATATTCGAACATCATACTCGATTACTCGATTAATAGTTGAAGAGATCTCATCATCCCCGTcagaaacaacacagacagtggggtgggaagggaagggagtgcgggggggggggggggggcgtggggggggagaaattaaCGGCATGGCGATATTATTCAATGGTTGCGTAGTTGACAAAAGATTCCTTCTTGTCAGCATCACcagttttatggtgtgtgtgtgtgtgtgttgtgataatcATAcatagacacgtacacacacaaaaaaattatcaCAACGATCAAATACCACAGTCATGAACACATTGAAACGCAACCAGTGTGATGAACACCTCAATGGAATGGAAAACAGTTAGGTTTACTTCTCATATGAGAGTCAATTATAAACTGGAGCAAAAACATAGAGAACACGGTTCTGTTTAGGATGTATCATACCTTCAGTTCAGAATGTTACAGTAAAACGGATTCAAATCATAGATATCACCACCaacacgttttctctctctctctgtgtctctctctctctctccctctctctcattgtatcaCATACTGAAAAGTCTTGTAATGTTTACGAAATAAGTTTACATACCACCCCTTCAtttggggctaaggccttttttgaataaatcatctctctctctctctctagtttattTACTTAAGTGCAATGTCTGCAAAGCTCGAAGCATGCTGTTTTTAAAACCATGGATGCTAACATTCCCCACAGCATCCATCCTCATTCATAATAACACACCATTCAGACAAGGCAACCACTCAAGAACAAACGTGGATGCCCTGTGGAATACAGTGGATGTACAGACCCATTGTTGCTACATGGACATAGAAGCAAGCTGCCGCGCAATTACAAAGATATCAACAATATATCGTTaagtcattacacacacacacacacatatatatatatatatatatatatatatatatatatatatatatatatatgtattatacaaacacacacacacacatatatatatatatatatatatatatatgtgtgtgtgtgtgtgtgtgtgtgtgtgtgtttgaatgtatgtattctggcgttccaagggagtCCCGGGTTTAAATCCCTGTCGCGGCGCCTTCTAGGTGTAAAGGTGGAgctttttcccatctcccacgtcaacaaaattaatgtgcagacatgctagcgCACTTGTAGGCTcatccagaagatcaaatacgcgcgttaaagacccCACAATTCCTGTTAGCTTTAGATGAGATATgcaagcaagaacatacccagcaaacaCATCCGCAACAAGGTGGGTGAAAAAACGGTCAGTCACACATGTTCAAGTTCACTCGTACTTGTATACGAATGAATATTGggagttgcagaagaagaagaagaagaagaagacggaggaggggaaggcggaggaggagatgcaggaggaggagaagaagaaggaggaggaagaggaggaggaggaagaggctgtTGAAGGGCTAGAGGtcgttcccatctctctctctctctctctctctctctctctctctctccctctctctctccgctatgcTACACTTCACGGAATGGAAATAAacgagattcttttttttctctctgctccATTATGGCgtcgtttcagtagcattactcccacgcacgccgctcattccaagtccctcaTTCAAGGCATACCCGGAACtatcgatgtttggtcgccaggaggtcaTACACCaaaggagacactgcactgctgctgagtcattgcggtggtgttcagtagttccTGATTCTCGTCCAGCGATCTTCCCGATGTTTCCTCTCGTGAATGATACCACACACCGAGGTCTTGCACTGAGCGCAGAGTACAGAACCCACAGCAACTCAAGTGCTGTCAGTTTCTGTAGTCCTAagctcaggaaaaaaaatatatatgagcAAACAAATATAATTATACTAAGCATGAAAAAAATGTTACTCTCCGAGAGAGCAGCCACAAAATTCACACCGGAAAATTATCCGTGGTAAAAAGTCTTaagaaaattaattacaaatACGAAATAAGATGAAAGAAGTTCAGATATGTACTGTCAGTCGTTCACATTCCGTGCATAGAtatgttgttggtgggttgtttttttgttgttttgttttgttttttgtttgttttttgttgttggtttttttgttggttttgtgtgtgtgtgtgtgtgtgtgtgtgtgtgtgtgtgtgtgtgtgtgtgtgtgtgtgtgtattgttttgtcacTGATGTGGACTAGAAGAACCTGGTTTAAAGGCAGGATTGAGCTCCCCTGCCATCACTTCTTCATACGATGGTGGCGGCTGGTAAACTCCTGGCGGAAGTGACGTCATTATGTCACTCTCAGACTGGTATATTcctgaaaaaaaccacaccaaaaaacccaccaactgaACTGAAAGGAGCTGAACTGAACTATGACATGAATCATATGAACATGGAGACTGCATTCAACTAAGCTGATTTCAGTCATTTTATGAACACACCACTCAGTGAGGATGAATTTAACCGtcaccaaagaaaaaacaaaacaaaacaaaaaaaaccccaaagaacatAGGAATAAAATGTTCGAAATTCCTATCAAAGTAAACTACTTGCtttataatgattataaaaatTGACTATTTTATCTGACGATGACATAAAAAAATCCCAGACATTTTCCTTGTTCATTTCATACAAAACCTTTTATAAGTATTCAATAACCCGTACTGCATTTCGTTTTTacttcttcctttgtgtgtgtgtgtgtgtgttgttgtttttttacgtttaAATTCATGCCATACCTGCGCGCAATCAGccccgcatcccccacccctaccccaccccctacacaaacctccctcccttcaaccgtcccctcctctcttccccgccCTACAAAGAATACCCTTCCGCACCTGCCCCTACTaaccatctcttcttcttcccaccaCGTACGAAGCCCATCtaatatataataacaataataataaataataataatggatacttatatagcacactatccagaaatctgctctaggtgctttacaaaaacgcttttgttaacataaaacattatatctatgttacatacacacaccaaaatgtgactacacacacacacacacacacacacacacacacacgcacgcacgcacgcacgcacacacacacacactgaatacatacattttaacatacatgtgtatctaacagctaccctaacacatacgcacacataggcaggcacaaacttacataaacacacgcacacacaatacacattcatatacatataattatataatccTGACCTGTGGAAGAGCCGTCGGCATCAGCTGTGAAGTGGACGGAGCCCCCACCACCAGGGTGGTTGTTGGggtacctcaccaccaccccgccccgaGAAGGCCTCCTCTGCCTCCTCGTGCGGCTTTCCTGCTGTcgacagtagcagtagcagaagcagagGCCCCCCGCCAGCAGGATCAGGCTGACGAAGCCCCCGATCACACAGCCCACGATCAGCCCCACCCTGTA
This genomic interval from Babylonia areolata isolate BAREFJ2019XMU chromosome 8, ASM4173473v1, whole genome shotgun sequence contains the following:
- the LOC143285141 gene encoding uncharacterized protein LOC143285141: MATSTQTIVCTLVSWLLSAIAVTAEELCSHISYSYNSHDMRNEMMVSFKKCQWGCCWKFQDPCCSPPVGLIVGCVIGGFVSLILLAGGLCFCYCYCRQQESRTRRQRRPSRGGVVVRYPNNHPGGGGSVHFTADADGSSTGIYQSESDIMTSLPPGVYQPPPSYEEVMAGELNPAFKPGSSSPHQ